Proteins encoded within one genomic window of Lepidochelys kempii isolate rLepKem1 chromosome 11, rLepKem1.hap2, whole genome shotgun sequence:
- the ATP5MC3 gene encoding ATP synthase F(0) complex subunit C3, mitochondrial has product MFACVKLASSPALIRAGSRVLYRPISASVLSKPEVRTGEGSSTLNGAQNAVSQVALREFQTSAVSRDIDTAAKFIGAGAATVGVAGSGAGIGTVFGSLIIGYARNPSLKQQLFSYAILGFALSEAMGLFCLMVAFLILFAM; this is encoded by the exons ATGTTCGCCTGCGTGAAGCTCGCCTCCTCCCCGGCCCTG ATCCGTGCAGGATCAAGAGTCTTGTACAGACCAATTTCTGCATCAGTGTTGTCTAAGCCAGAGGTCAGGACTGGAGAG GGCAGCTCAACACTCAATGGAGCCCAGAATGCTGTCTCCCAAGTAGCACTTAGAGAGTTCCAGACTAGTGCTGTCAGCAGGGATATTGACACTGCTGCCAAATTTATTGGTGCTGGTGCTGCCACAGTAGGAGTGGCTGGTTCTGGTGCTGGTATCGGAACAGTCTTTGGTAGTCTAATCATTGGTTATGCCAG AAATCCCTCTCTGAAGCAGCAGCTGTTTTCATATGCTATCCTGGGATTCGCCCTGTCTGAAGCTATGGGTCTCTTTTGTCTGATGGTTGCTTTCTTGATCCTGTTTGCAATGTGA